A single region of the Brachypodium distachyon strain Bd21 chromosome 3, Brachypodium_distachyon_v3.0, whole genome shotgun sequence genome encodes:
- the LOC100844902 gene encoding structural maintenance of chromosomes protein 1 isoform X2 yields the protein MAAAPSDGHSRRSGGGRIHRLEVENFKSYKGTQTIGPFFDFTAIIGPNGAGKSNLMDAISFVLGVRSAHLRGAQLKDLIYALDDRDKEAKGRRASVRLVYNLPSTGAELHFSRTITGAGGSEYRIDGRVVTWDDYNAKLRSLGILVKARNFLVFQGDVESIASKNPKELTALLEQIAGSDELRREYDETEDLKTRAEEKSALVYQEKRTIVMERKQKKAQKEEAEKHLRLQQDLKVLKTEHLLWQLYTIENDMEKIEAELEEGRQSLQQVREENQSSDHELAAKKKEQSAFLKKMTLCEKSMAKKKLDIDKKQPELLRLKEQISRLKSKMKSCNKEIDKKKDDSKKHLEEMKRLHSALVDVTRAIEELNEQGQDKSVKLQLADDQVQEYHRIKEDAGMRTAKLRDEKEVLDKELNADVEAKKNLEENMQQLRSRVDEISSQESELHTRLNKILNSIPKHEDELTRLREEHNKIAKERQSSGAKYQTLKQRVDEIDTQLRELKADKHEGERDARFSETVRSLKRLFPGVHGRMTELCRPAQKKYNLAVTVAMGKFMDAVVVEDESTGKECIKYLKEQRLPPQTFIPLQSVRVKPIIEKLRTLGGSAQLIFDVIQFDRALEKAVLYAVGNTLVCDKLDEAKTLSWSGERYKVVTVDGILLTKSGTMTGGVSGGMEARSNKWDDSRIESLKKKKNQLESEMSELGSPRELQRKELAVSEKITGLEKKLHYSNVEQNNLKEKLHKLASEKRNIENEIDHLEPGKEELENRLAKNDREVRKREKKINEIVDRIYKDFSMSVGVKNIREYEERQLKDAQALQERKLSLSNQMSKLKYQLEYEQKRDMHAPIAKLKESHESLEKELKGLQERESGAKAEAEHILNQMEELKAEAEDWKLKSDECEKAIDELKEQNASVAAALAKLDRQVKLMEGQLAQLRARRREIHEKCELEQLKLPTVSDPMDTGSSSQELVLDYSQLREIYMQDMRLSERDKLEADFKQKIGTLMAEIERTAPNLKALDQYEALQRKEKEVTEKFEAARKEEREIAEKYNSVKQKRYELFMEAFDHISKGIDKIYKQLTKSHTHPLGGTAYLNLENEDEPFLHGIKYTAMPPTKRFRDMEQLSGGEKTVAALALLFAIHSFRPSPFFILDEVDAALDNLNVAKVAGFIRSKSCEGAGEEQDGDGGCGFQSIVISLKDSFYDKAEALVGVYRDSEGSCSRTLTFDLTKYKEA from the exons GCTGGAGGTGGAGAATTTCAAGTCGTATAAAGGAACGCAGACTATCGGCCCCTTCTTCGACTTCACGGCTATCATCGGCCCTAACGGCGCCGGCAAGTCCAACCTCATGGATGCCATCAGCTTCGTGCTCGGCGTTCGCTCCGCACACCTCCGTGGCGCCCAGCTCAAGGACCTCATCTACGCCCTCGACGACCGTGACAAGGAGGCCAAGGGCCGCAGGGCCTCCGTCCGCCTCGTCTACAACCTCCCCAGCACCGGGGCCGAGCTCCATTTCAGCCGCACCATCACTGGTGCTGGCGGCAGCGAGTACCGAATCGACGGCCGGGTCGTCACCTGGGACGACTACAACGCCAAGCTCAGATCCCTTGGTATCCTTGTCAAGGCTCGGAACTTCCTCGTCTTCCAG GGTGATGTGGAGTCCATTGCCTCCAAGAACCCCAAGGAGCTCACCGCACTTCTGGAGCAGATCGCTGGCTCTGACGAGCTCAGGCGGGAGTATGACGAGACGGAGGATCTGAAAACCAGGGCCGAAGAGAAATCTGCACTTGTCTATCAAGAGAAAAGGACCATCGTCATGGagaggaagcagaagaaggCGCAAAAGGAAGAGGCAGAGAAGCATCTACGGTTACAGCAGGACCTG AAAGTGTTGAAAACAGAGCATCTCCTATGGCAACTCTACACCATTGAAAACGACATGGAGAAAATAGAAGCTGAGCTTGAGGAGGGCAGGCAGTCTCTTCAGCAAGTGCGGGAAGAGAATCAGTCCTCTGACCACGAGCTtgctgcaaaaaagaaagagcaaaGTGCATTTCTCAAGAAAATGACCTTATGCGAGAAAAGTATGGCCAAGAAAAAGCTTGATATTGACAAGAAG CAACCTGAGCTTCTTAGATTGAAAGAGCAAATATCTCGGCTGAAGTCCAAAATGAAAAGCTGCAACAAAGAGATTGACAAAAAGAAGGATGATAGCAAGAAACATTTGGAAGAGATGAAAAGGCTGCATAGTGCTTTGGTTGATGTCACAAGAGCTATTGAGGAGTTGAATGAGCAGGGCCAAGATAAAAGCGTGAAACTGCAATTAGCTGATGATCAAGTCCAGGAATATCATAGAAT TAAGGAAGATGCAGGAATGAGGACAGCAAAGCTGAGAGACGAGAAAGAAGTATTAGACAAAGAGCTGAATGCTGATGTtgaagccaaaaaaaatttggaggaGAATATGCAGCAGCTTCGTAGCCGCGTGGATGAGATATCATCACAAGAGAGTGAATTGCACACCAGGCTTAATAAGATTCTTAACTCAATCCCCAAGCATGAAGATGAGCTCACACGTTTACGTGAGGAACATAACAAAATTGCAAAGGAACGCCAGTCTTCAGG TGCTAAGTATCAAACATTGAAGCAGAGGGTTGATGAGATTGATACACAATTACGAGAACTCAAAGCTGACAAGCATGAAGGTGAGCGGGATGCTCGATTCTCAGAAACTGTTAGGAGTCTTAAGCGGCTATTCCCTGGAGTCCATGGTCGCATGACTGAACTTTGTAGGCCCGCACAGAAGAAATACAACCTTGCTGTTACTGTTGCCATGGGGAAATTCATGGACGCAGTAGTGGTGGAAGATGAAAGCACAGGAAAGGAATGCATTAAG TATTTGAAGGAAcaacgtcttcctcctcagACATTTATTCCCTTGCAATCAGTCCGGGTGAAGCCAATAATTGAGAAGTTGAGAACTCTTGGGGGATCTGCACAGTTGATCTTTGATGTGATTCa ATTTGATCGAGCTTTGGAGAAAGCAGTTTTGTACGCTGTTGGGAATACGCTTGTCTGTGATAAACTTGATGAAGCTAAAACTTTAAGTTGGAGCGGTGAAAGGTACAAGG TTGTCACTGTCGATGGGATTCTTCTGACAAAATCTGGCACAATGACTGGTGGAGTAAGTGGTGGAATGGAAGCTAGATCAAATAAATGGGATGACAGCAGAATAGAAT ctttgaagaagaagaaaaatcagctAGAATCTGAAATGTCAGAACTTGGCTCCCCCAGGGAGTTGCAGAGAAAGGAGCTTGCTGTATCTGAGAAAATAACTGGACTCGAGAAAAAGTTACATTACTCTAATGTCGAACAG AATAACCTCAAGGAGAAGCTACACAAATTGGCATCTGAGAAGCGTAATATCGAGAATGAAATTGATCATCTGGAGCCAGGAAAGGAGGAG ttgGAGAACCGTCTTGCTAAAAATGACCGGGAAGTCAGAAAGCGGGAGAAAAAGATAAATGAGATCGTGGACAGGATTTACAAAGATTTTAGCATGTCAGTTGGGGTGAAAAACATCCGTGAATATGAAGAAAGGCAACTGAAAGATGCCCAAGCACTGCAGGAGAGGAAACTGAGCCTAAGTAATCAAATGTCAAAATTGAAATACCA GCTGGAATATGAGCAAAAGAGAGATATGCATGCACCAATTGCAAAGTTAAAGGAGTCACATGAGTCCCTAGAGAAGGAGCTGAAGGGCTTACAGGAGAGAGAGTCTGGCGCTAAGGCTGAAGCAGAACATATTTTGAATCAGATGGAAGAACTGAAAGCTGAGGCTGAAG ACTGGAAACTGAAGTCAGACGAATGTGAGAAGGCTATTGATGAACTAAAGGAGCAGAATGCTAGTGTTGCTGCTGCATTGGCAAAGCTGGATCGCCAAGTTAAACTAATG GAGGGGCAACTTGCTCAACTTAGAGCACGCCGGCGGGAGATTCATGAGAAGTGTGAactggagcagctgaagcttccCACCGTTAGTGATCCAATGGATACCGGATCATCCTCACAAGAACTGGTCCTTGATTACAGCCAGCTCAGAGAAATCTACATGCAGGACATGCGGTTATCCGAACGTGACAAACTTGAGGCAgatttcaaacaaaaaataggtACATTAATGGCTGAGATTGAGCGCACTGCTCCAAACCTTAAAGCACTTGACCAATATGAAGCACTGCAAAGGAAGGAAAAGGAGGTTACCGAAAAGTTTGAGGCAGCTAGGAAAGAAGAGCGAGAGATAGCTGAAAAGTATAACTCCGTCAAGCAAAAAAG GTATGAGCTGTTCATGGAAGCCTTTGATCACATATCTAAAGGCATAGACAAAATCTATAAGCAGTTGACAAAAAGTCACACACATCCACTTGGTGGAACAGCATATTTGAATCTAGAAAATGAAGACGAGCCATTTCTGCATGGAATCAAGTACACAGCTATGCCACCTACGAAGCGCTTTAGAGATATGGAACAATTATCTGGTGGGGAGAAGACTGTTGCAGCTCTGGCATTGCTTTTTGCCATCCACAG TTTCAGGCCATCACCATTCTTCATATTGGATGAAGTGGATGCAGCTCTGGATAATCTAAATGTTGCCAAGGTTGCTGGGTTTATCAGATCAAAGTCATGTGAAGGTGCTGGCGAAGAGCAAGATGGTGATGGAGGCTGTGGGTTTCAGAGTATTGTAATATCGCTGAAGGACAGCTTCTACGACAAAGCGGAAGCACTGGTTGGTGTTTACAGGGACTCAGAaggaag TTGCTCCAGAACCCTCACCTTCGACCTGACGAAATATAAAGAAGCATGA